One window of Hippoglossus stenolepis isolate QCI-W04-F060 chromosome 1, HSTE1.2, whole genome shotgun sequence genomic DNA carries:
- the nqo1 gene encoding NAD(P)H dehydrogenase [quinone] 1, giving the protein MAQKTALIVFAHQSSGSFNAAVRDVAVQELTEQGYTVIVSDLYAMNFRANATRDDVSGDLKNCSLFQYGEETMHAWMEGRLSDDIVAEQRKVEEAELIIFQFPLYWFSVPAIMKGWMDRVLTQGFAFSLEKMYNNGIFKDKKAMLSFTTGATQTMFRPDGINGDINITLWPLQNGTLHFCGFQVLAPQIFWSPAHCPPPVRTTLLEGWRTRLKGLLAEKPLTFAPCELFDLSFQGGFSLWPKVKEEQESQPYGITTGHHLGKPLPPDNQTTAQPADENEAKNF; this is encoded by the exons ATGG ctcagAAGACAGCTCTGATCGTGTTCGCCCACCAGAGCTCGGGCTCGTTCAACGCCGCGGTCCGAGACGTGGCCGTTCAGGAGCTGACGGAACAGGGATACACGGTCATCGTGTCCGACCTGTACGCCATGAACTTCAGAGCCAACGCCACGCGGGATGACGTCAGCG GTGATCTGAAGAACTGCTCACTTTTCCAGTACGGAGAGGAGACCATGCACGCCTGGATGGAAGGTCGCCTCAGTGACGACATTGTTGCCGAGCAACGCAAAGTAGAAGAGGCGGAGCTCATCATCTTCCAG TTTCCTCTGTATTGGTTCAGTGTGCCTGCCATCATGAAGGGCTGGATGGACCGAGTTCTCACACAAGGCTTCGCCTTCTCCCTGGAAAAGATGTACAATAATGGTATTTTCAAG GATAAGAAAGCCATGTTGTCCTTCACGACTGGAGCAACACAGACGATGTTCCGCCCTGACGGCATCAACGGAGACATCAACATCACACTGTGGCCTCTGCAG AATGGCACTCTGCACTTCTGTGGATTTCAGGTTCTTGCTCCTCAGATATTCTGGAGTCCGGCTCATTGTCCCCCCCCTGTGCGAACCACATTGCTGGAAGGGTGGCGAACGCGACTGAAAGGACTGCTGGCGGAGAAGCCGTTGACCTTTGCTCCCTGTGAGCTGTTTGACCTCAGCTTCCAGGGGGGGTTCTCACTGTGGCCCAAAGTGAAGGAGGAACAAGAGTCGCAGCCCTACGGCATCACCACGGGCCACCACCTGGGAAAACCACTGCCGCCCGACAACCAGACCACCGCTCAGCCCGCAGATGAAAACGAAGCAAAAAACTTTTaa
- the LOC118111111 gene encoding gamma-aminobutyric acid receptor-associated protein-like 2, whose amino-acid sequence MKWMFKEDHSLEHRCIESAKIRNKYPDRVPVIVEKVSGSQIVDIDKRKYLVPSDITVAQFMWIIRKRIQLPSEKAIFLFVDKTVPQSSITMGQLYEKEKDEDGFLYVAYSGENTFGF is encoded by the exons ATGAAATGGATGTTCAAAGAGGATCACTCCCTGG aacATCGATGCATAGAATCCGCCAAAATCCGCAACAAGTACCCTGACCGGGTCCCG GTGATCGTGGAGAAAGTGTCGGGATCGCAGATCGTGGACATAGACAAGAGGAAGTACCTGGTCCCCTCCGACATCACAGTGGCTCAGTTCATGTGGATCATCAGGAAACGCATCCAGCTGCCCTCGGAGAAGGCCATCTTCCTGTTTGTGGACAAGACGGTGCCTCAGTCCAG CATCACGATGGGGCAGCTGTACGAGAAGGAGAAGGACGAGGACGGCTTTTTATACGTGGCTTACAGCGGCGAGAACACCTTCGGTTTTTAA